One stretch of Arachis duranensis cultivar V14167 chromosome 1, aradu.V14167.gnm2.J7QH, whole genome shotgun sequence DNA includes these proteins:
- the LOC107465230 gene encoding uncharacterized protein LOC107465230: protein MAKEFKVPPVAFPQPGNPPAGGPNIQQRRMAAPPFQPNSGIPFMSFDIGSAAASTSSGPIYSGPGTVGGSANFDDEEPLLDELGIHPEQIWSKIRSVLNPFRVNHTVHKDSDLSGPILLYMSFCLFQLLAGKIQFGVILGWIVVSSIFLYVVFNMLAGRAGNLDLHTCTSVVGYCMLPVVIYSAMSLFLPQGGIVAIVAASIFVLWATRASTGLIVLLADGGEEHRGLIAYACFLIYTLFSLLVVF from the coding sequence aTGGCTAAAGAGTTCAAGGTTCCGCCGGTGGCCTTCCCACAGCCCGGAAATCCCCCCGCAGGAGGTCCAAACATCCAGCAGCGACGCATGGCTGCGCCGCCCTTCCAGCCAAACTCCGGCATCCCCTTCATGTCCTTTGACATAGGCTCCGCCGCAGCGTCCACCTCATCTGGCCCAATCTACTCCGGACCCGGCACCGTGGGCGGCTCCGCCAACTTCGACGACGAGGAACCACTCCTCGATGAGCTCGGGATCCACCCTGAACAAATCTGGAGCAAGATCCGATCCGTTCTGAACCCGTTCCGCGTGAACCACACCGTCCACAAGGATTCCGATCTATCCGGACCGATCCTTCTCTACATGTCGTTTTGCCTCTTCCAGTTACTCGCCGGGAAAATCCAATTCGGCGTGATTCTTGGCTGGATCGTGGTCTCTTCGATCTTCTTGTACGTGGTTTTTAACATGCTTGCCGGTCGAGCCGGTAACTTGGACCTTCACACGTGCACCAGCGTGGTTGGTTACTGCATGTTGCCGGTGGTGATCTACTCGGCCATGTCGCTATTCCTGCCTCAGGGAGGGATCGTGGCGATTGTTGCCGCTTCGATTTTCGTGCTGTGGGCGACCAGGGCTTCGACGGGTCTCATCGTTTTGCTTGCGGATGGCGGCGAGGAACACCGTGGCTTGATAGCGTATGCGTGTTTCTTGATCTACACTCTATTTTCGTTGCTTGTTGTGTTCTAG